A region of Selenomonadales bacterium 4137-cl DNA encodes the following proteins:
- a CDS encoding acetylornithine transaminase: MTSAEQIIADESKYYLPVFARYQVVLERGEGPYVYDIEGKKYLDFLGGIAVNILGHAHPKVVDAVAAQAGKLIHVSNLYYTAEQTKLAKTLVELTGLDRAFICNSGAEANEGAIKLARKYGKTIAADKVEIITAEHSFHGRTLATLTATGQPKYQKGYEPLPGGFSYVPFGDLEALKKAVSAKTCAVMLEPIQGEGGVHIPDPGYLKGAKELCEKHGALLILDEIQSGMGRTGKLLAWQHTGVKPDIMTLAKGLGGGVPIGAIMATEKAAKAFGPGDHGTTFGGNPLACAAANATLSVLVEEDLPANAAKMGAYMMEALNGLKAKYPALITGVRGQGLIIGIQLTKPGKDFVNACMAAGALINCTAGDVLRFVPPLNIEKKHVDEMMAILDKVFAADAM, encoded by the coding sequence ATGACGAGTGCTGAGCAGATTATAGCTGACGAGAGCAAGTATTATCTGCCCGTGTTCGCCCGCTACCAGGTGGTGCTCGAACGCGGCGAGGGACCGTATGTATACGATATCGAGGGCAAAAAGTATCTCGATTTCCTCGGCGGCATCGCCGTCAACATTCTCGGCCATGCCCATCCCAAAGTGGTGGACGCCGTTGCCGCTCAGGCGGGTAAGCTTATTCACGTTTCCAACCTCTACTACACCGCCGAGCAGACCAAGCTCGCCAAGACGCTGGTGGAGCTCACCGGGCTTGACCGCGCGTTCATCTGCAACAGCGGCGCGGAGGCCAACGAAGGGGCGATAAAGCTGGCCCGCAAGTACGGCAAGACGATCGCCGCCGACAAGGTGGAGATCATAACCGCCGAGCACTCCTTCCACGGGCGGACGCTGGCCACCCTGACCGCGACCGGTCAGCCCAAGTACCAGAAAGGCTACGAGCCGCTGCCGGGAGGCTTCTCCTATGTGCCGTTCGGCGACTTGGAGGCGCTTAAGAAGGCGGTATCGGCCAAGACATGCGCCGTTATGCTCGAACCCATCCAGGGCGAGGGCGGGGTTCACATCCCCGACCCCGGGTACCTCAAAGGGGCGAAGGAGTTATGCGAGAAACACGGTGCGCTGCTCATCCTCGACGAGATCCAGAGCGGCATGGGCCGGACGGGCAAACTGCTCGCCTGGCAGCATACCGGCGTCAAGCCGGATATCATGACGCTCGCCAAGGGCCTGGGCGGCGGGGTGCCGATCGGCGCCATTATGGCCACCGAGAAGGCCGCCAAGGCTTTCGGCCCTGGCGACCACGGCACGACCTTCGGCGGCAACCCGCTGGCGTGCGCGGCGGCGAATGCGACGCTTTCCGTCCTGGTTGAGGAGGATTTACCGGCGAACGCCGCGAAAATGGGAGCTTATATGATGGAAGCCCTGAACGGTCTCAAGGCCAAGTATCCCGCCCTGATCACCGGCGTGCGCGGCCAGGGACTGATAATCGGTATCCAGTTGACCAAGCCGGGCAAGGATTTTGTGAATGCCTGCATGGCCGCCGGGGCGCTCATCAACTGTACCGCCGGCGACGTACTGCGGTTCGTCCCGCCGCTCAACATCGAGAAGAAACATGTTGACGAGATGATGGCGATTCTCGATAAAGTATTCGCGGCCGATGCAATGTGA
- the argB gene encoding acetylglutamate kinase: MLTTIEKASVLVEILPYIRKFTGKTFVIKYGGNAMLNADLKNSVIKDIVLMKYIGLRPVVVHGGGPEITALLKQLGKQSSFVSGLRVTDEETMAAAEMVLAGKINTELVAMLNTHGARAVGINGKDAGLIKARKHLATVYEDGQSREVDIGFVGDVAEVKPDIIWTLLNNDYIPVIAPVGAGAAGESYNINADYVAGEIAGALRAEKLILLTDVEGIYRDYHDKSTFVSTLGFADAKRMIREGSIEGGMIPKVEACIRALSGGADKAHIIDGRQNHSLLLEIFTDTGIGTEVVKGEGENDEC, from the coding sequence ATGCTGACCACGATCGAAAAGGCGTCCGTGCTGGTGGAGATTCTCCCGTATATCCGGAAGTTTACCGGCAAGACATTCGTAATTAAATACGGCGGCAACGCGATGTTGAACGCCGACTTGAAGAACAGCGTCATCAAGGATATCGTGCTGATGAAGTACATCGGCCTCAGGCCGGTGGTCGTCCACGGCGGCGGCCCCGAGATCACCGCCCTCCTCAAGCAGTTGGGCAAACAGTCGAGCTTTGTGAGCGGTCTGAGGGTGACGGACGAGGAGACGATGGCGGCGGCCGAGATGGTGCTGGCCGGTAAGATCAACACCGAGCTGGTCGCGATGCTCAACACCCACGGGGCGCGCGCGGTCGGCATCAACGGCAAGGACGCCGGTCTTATCAAGGCCCGCAAGCATCTGGCCACTGTCTATGAAGACGGGCAGTCGCGCGAGGTGGACATCGGCTTCGTCGGTGATGTGGCCGAGGTTAAGCCCGATATCATCTGGACACTGCTCAACAACGATTATATCCCGGTTATCGCTCCCGTCGGCGCGGGCGCGGCCGGTGAGAGCTACAACATCAACGCTGACTACGTGGCCGGCGAGATCGCCGGGGCCCTGCGGGCGGAGAAGCTCATCCTCCTCACCGATGTGGAGGGCATCTACCGCGATTACCATGACAAGAGCACCTTCGTCTCGACCCTCGGCTTTGCCGATGCCAAGCGAATGATCCGCGAGGGCAGCATCGAGGGGGGTATGATACCCAAGGTAGAGGCATGCATCCGCGCCTTGTCCGGCGGCGCCGACAAGGCCCACATCATCGACGGGCGGCAAAACCATTCGCTGCTTCTGGAGATTTTTACCGACACCGGTATCGGAACCGAGGTCGTGAAGGGAGAGGGAGAAAATGACGAGTGCTGA
- the argJ gene encoding bifunctional glutamate N-acetyltransferase/amino-acid acetyltransferase ArgJ, whose product MLTAIKGGITAPKGFKAAGVKAGIKKSGKEDLTVIYSPAPCSAAALFTTNSFAAAGVQVSREVAAKGTAQAIVVNSGCANSCTGEQGMEDARGMAHLTASLLGLADDQVFVASTGIIGVNLPMAKVADGIKRAVAGLSADGHEKALQGIMTTDTFPKVSAYEFTLGGVTARVAGIAKGAGMIHPNMATLLSFVTTDAAVSPALLKQALKEAVNVSMNSITVDGDMSTNDTICVLANGQAGNKPIEAAGDPAYGELVAALTAVCTDLAKLIVRDGEGATKFLEITVKGAVSYDEAKAAAMSVARSPLVKTAFFGQDPNWGRILCAVGYSGATVEPAKSKLTLGGIIVAENGMNAAVSDAKALQKVMAEKDIVVEIELGTGDASATVWTCDFSYEYVKINADYST is encoded by the coding sequence ATGCTCACAGCGATAAAAGGGGGCATTACCGCCCCGAAAGGCTTCAAGGCGGCCGGAGTCAAGGCCGGCATCAAGAAGAGCGGCAAAGAGGATCTGACGGTTATCTACAGTCCGGCGCCGTGCTCCGCGGCCGCGCTGTTCACCACCAATTCGTTCGCGGCCGCAGGCGTGCAGGTCTCGCGTGAGGTGGCGGCCAAGGGCACGGCCCAGGCGATTGTCGTTAATTCGGGCTGCGCCAACTCCTGCACAGGCGAGCAGGGCATGGAAGACGCCAGGGGGATGGCCCATCTGACCGCTTCGCTGCTGGGGCTGGCCGACGATCAGGTATTTGTGGCCTCGACCGGCATTATCGGCGTCAACCTGCCGATGGCCAAGGTGGCCGACGGCATCAAGCGGGCGGTTGCCGGGCTGTCTGCGGACGGCCACGAGAAAGCGCTGCAGGGCATCATGACGACCGACACCTTCCCCAAGGTATCAGCCTACGAGTTCACGCTCGGCGGCGTGACCGCCCGAGTGGCCGGCATCGCCAAGGGCGCGGGGATGATTCACCCCAACATGGCCACGTTGCTGAGCTTCGTGACCACCGACGCGGCCGTTTCGCCCGCGCTGCTGAAGCAGGCGCTCAAGGAGGCGGTGAACGTATCGATGAATTCGATAACCGTCGACGGCGACATGAGCACCAACGATACGATCTGCGTGCTGGCGAACGGCCAGGCGGGCAACAAGCCGATCGAAGCGGCCGGCGACCCTGCGTACGGCGAGTTGGTCGCCGCCCTCACGGCCGTGTGCACCGATCTCGCCAAGCTGATCGTGCGTGACGGCGAAGGGGCGACCAAATTCCTCGAGATTACCGTAAAGGGTGCGGTCAGCTACGACGAAGCCAAGGCGGCGGCGATGTCGGTGGCCCGCTCGCCGCTGGTCAAGACCGCCTTTTTCGGCCAGGATCCCAACTGGGGACGCATCCTATGCGCGGTTGGCTATTCAGGCGCCACGGTGGAGCCTGCCAAGTCAAAGCTGACCCTTGGCGGCATCATTGTCGCCGAAAACGGCATGAACGCTGCCGTGTCCGACGCTAAGGCCCTCCAGAAGGTTATGGCTGAAAAGGATATTGTCGTGGAGATCGAGCTGGGAACGGGCGACGCGTCCGCGACCGTCTGGACCTGCGATTTCTCCTACGAATACGTAAAAATAAACGCCGACTACAGTACCTGA
- a CDS encoding DedA family protein, translated as MPALENLTLLVEDYGYVAVFVGMFFEGMCIPVPSELVMGFAGYLVYQGKFSLTGAILSGWLGSFAGSCTIYYAARKGGRHFLYRYCHLLRLSPARLDTIGEWFHRFGPPFIIPWRQVPVLRTKISIAAGLLDLKPLVFALYTAVGIAVWCTLSVSLGYYFGQNWMLFVDFFARLGTFVAAAIAVLAVVGVGGLFLYLRRRRKLKEQGR; from the coding sequence ATGCCTGCGCTTGAAAACCTCACGCTGTTAGTCGAGGACTACGGCTATGTGGCCGTTTTTGTAGGGATGTTTTTCGAAGGAATGTGCATTCCCGTCCCCAGTGAACTTGTTATGGGCTTCGCCGGTTATTTGGTCTACCAGGGCAAGTTCTCCCTCACCGGCGCCATCCTGTCCGGCTGGCTGGGCAGCTTCGCCGGGTCGTGCACCATCTACTACGCGGCCCGCAAGGGCGGTCGCCATTTTCTGTATCGCTACTGCCATCTGCTGCGCCTGTCACCCGCCCGCCTCGACACCATCGGCGAATGGTTCCACCGGTTCGGGCCGCCCTTTATCATCCCCTGGCGCCAGGTACCCGTCCTGCGCACCAAGATCAGCATCGCCGCCGGCCTACTCGACCTGAAACCCCTGGTATTCGCCCTCTATACCGCCGTTGGCATCGCCGTATGGTGCACGCTCTCCGTATCGCTCGGTTATTATTTCGGCCAAAACTGGATGCTGTTCGTCGATTTCTTCGCCCGGCTCGGCACCTTTGTCGCCGCCGCCATTGCCGTGCTGGCCGTGGTCGGCGTCGGCGGCCTGTTTCTCTACCTCCGGCGGCGACGGAAATTAAAAGAACAGGGCCGGTAA
- the amrS gene encoding AmmeMemoRadiSam system radical SAM enzyme produces MREALYYQPHQRGVVCRLCPKECVIGEGLTGFCRARRNVGGKLLAVNYAACSSYALDPIEKKPLYHFYPGSYIFSVGTWGCNFACRFCQNWQIAQDEPDTVAMTPDKAVDTAAGAGPRNIGIAYTYSEPSVWYEFVLDTARLAHGRGLKNVLVTNGFINPEPLGELLPHIDALNIDVKAFNERFYREICAGRLAEVKRTVEQAAACSHVEVTCLVVPGLNDDAAELEALAAWLAGIDKDIPLHFSRYFPNYKLDAPPTPIATLERAYEAARRHLRYVYVGNVGAEGVNTHCPECDLVVVDRLRRESRLTGDKKCPRCGSGIAVVGDIGF; encoded by the coding sequence CCGGGCGCGTCGCAACGTGGGGGGGAAGCTTCTCGCCGTTAACTACGCCGCCTGCTCTTCCTATGCCCTCGATCCGATCGAAAAGAAGCCGCTTTATCATTTCTACCCGGGCAGCTATATTTTCTCCGTCGGCACGTGGGGCTGCAACTTCGCCTGCCGCTTCTGCCAGAACTGGCAGATTGCCCAGGACGAGCCGGACACGGTGGCGATGACGCCGGATAAGGCGGTGGACACGGCCGCGGGGGCGGGGCCGCGCAACATCGGCATCGCCTACACTTATTCCGAGCCGAGCGTGTGGTACGAGTTCGTGCTCGACACGGCCAGATTGGCGCACGGCCGGGGGCTGAAAAACGTGCTTGTCACCAACGGCTTCATAAACCCCGAGCCGCTCGGCGAACTGCTGCCCCATATCGACGCCCTCAATATCGATGTGAAGGCTTTTAACGAGCGTTTTTACCGCGAAATCTGCGCCGGCCGCCTGGCGGAAGTCAAACGGACGGTGGAGCAGGCCGCGGCATGCTCGCATGTGGAGGTGACCTGCCTGGTGGTGCCGGGGCTTAACGACGACGCGGCCGAACTGGAGGCGCTGGCGGCGTGGCTGGCGGGCATCGATAAAGATATCCCCCTGCATTTTTCGCGTTATTTCCCGAATTATAAGCTCGATGCGCCGCCGACCCCCATCGCCACCCTCGAACGGGCCTACGAGGCGGCCCGTCGCCACCTGCGCTACGTGTATGTGGGCAACGTGGGCGCTGAGGGCGTCAACACTCATTGCCCTGAATGCGACCTGGTCGTCGTCGACCGGCTGCGGCGGGAGAGCCGACTGACGGGCGACAAAAAATGCCCCCGATGCGGGAGCGGTATCGCGGTGGTGGGTGACATCGGTTTTTAA